The following proteins are encoded in a genomic region of Arcobacter suis CECT 7833:
- the gpmI gene encoding 2,3-bisphosphoglycerate-independent phosphoglycerate mutase: protein MTNKTLLIITDGIGHNTSNNFNAFFTANTPTYDYLFKNIPYSLIHTYGKFVGLPDGQMGNSEVGHMTIGSGRILYQDLVKVNITIENDTLKDNVVLKNVLANSNNIHLIGLLSDGGVHSHIEHIIAMAKIAKKSNKKVFIHIITDGRDVAPDCAKTYIEQTLAICDEDIKIATIAGRYYTMDRDNRWDRVKKGYDAIAFAQPSTTEDILTYVNNSYKDAIFDEFIIPTAFNGYEGLKQNDGVIFCNFRSDRMREISSVFANKNFSEFDTFKDSLNLATMTQYDKNTPIAVLFPKENPTNTLAEVISNAGLSQLHTAETEKYAHVTFFFNGGVEEPLLNETRVLIPSPSVATYDLQPEMSAPAVGNAVRTAMSEQKDFIVVNFANGDMVGHTGIFNAAVKAVEAVDYELGLILEKAKEFNYNVILTSDHGNCEMMKDEVGNTLTNHTVGDVYCFIIAEDVKVVKTGSLNNIAPTVLKLMNLNIPTEMDEPLI, encoded by the coding sequence ATGACAAATAAAACGCTACTTATAATAACTGACGGGATAGGACATAATACTTCAAATAACTTTAATGCTTTTTTTACAGCGAATACTCCAACTTATGATTATTTATTTAAAAATATTCCTTATTCTTTAATTCATACTTATGGAAAATTTGTTGGACTTCCTGATGGGCAAATGGGAAATAGTGAAGTGGGACACATGACAATTGGAAGTGGAAGAATTTTATATCAAGATTTAGTAAAAGTAAATATTACTATTGAAAATGATACATTAAAAGATAATGTTGTTTTAAAAAATGTTTTAGCTAACTCTAATAATATTCATTTAATTGGTCTTTTAAGTGATGGTGGAGTTCATTCACATATTGAACATATAATTGCTATGGCAAAAATTGCAAAAAAATCTAATAAAAAAGTTTTTATTCACATAATCACTGATGGAAGAGATGTTGCTCCTGATTGTGCAAAAACTTATATTGAACAAACTCTTGCGATTTGTGATGAAGATATAAAAATTGCAACTATTGCTGGAAGATATTACACAATGGATAGAGACAATAGATGGGATAGAGTTAAAAAAGGCTATGACGCAATTGCATTTGCTCAACCATCTACAACAGAAGATATTTTAACTTATGTTAATAATTCATATAAAGATGCAATATTTGATGAGTTTATTATTCCAACTGCTTTTAATGGATATGAGGGATTAAAACAAAATGACGGAGTTATATTTTGTAACTTTAGAAGTGATAGAATGAGAGAAATTTCATCTGTTTTTGCAAATAAGAATTTTAGTGAATTTGATACTTTTAAAGATTCTTTAAATCTTGCTACTATGACTCAATATGATAAAAACACTCCTATTGCTGTTTTATTTCCAAAAGAAAATCCAACAAACACTTTGGCTGAAGTTATTTCAAATGCTGGATTATCTCAACTGCATACTGCTGAAACTGAAAAATACGCCCATGTTACATTTTTCTTTAATGGCGGAGTTGAAGAGCCATTATTAAATGAAACAAGGGTTTTAATTCCTTCTCCAAGCGTAGCAACTTATGATTTGCAACCTGAAATGTCAGCTCCTGCTGTTGGAAATGCTGTACGAACTGCAATGAGTGAACAAAAAGATTTTATAGTTGTAAATTTTGCAAATGGTGATATGGTTGGACATACAGGAATTTTTAATGCAGCTGTTAAAGCTGTTGAAGCTGTAGATTATGAGCTTGGACTTATTTTAGAAAAAGCAAAAGAGTTTAACTATAATGTAATTTTAACTTCAGACCATGGAAACTGTGAAATGATGAAAGATGAAGTTGGGAATACTTTGACAAATCATACGGTTGGAGATGTTTATTGTTTTATAATCGCAGAAGATGTAAAAGTTGTTAAAACAGGTAGTTTAAATAATATTGCTCCAACTGTTTTGAAACTAATGAATTTGAATATTCCAACAGAAATGGATGAACCTTTAATATAA
- the rpmG gene encoding 50S ribosomal protein L33 — MRIKIGLKCQENGDINYTTWKNPKTHTEKFEVKKYSPRLKKHTLHKEVKLKS, encoded by the coding sequence ATTAGAATTAAAATTGGATTAAAATGTCAAGAGAATGGTGATATTAACTATACTACTTGGAAAAATCCAAAAACTCATACTGAAAAGTTTGAAGTTAAAAAATATAGTCCAAGATTGAAAAAACACACTTTACACAAAGAAGTGAAATTAAAATCGTAA
- the glnA gene encoding type I glutamate--ammonia ligase, with protein sequence MGKFVNNTEEFFVYCKENEVKFVDFRFTDMKGTWHHVTYMMSAVSASTLDNGMPFDGSSIDAWQPIHRSDMLLKPDVATAFLDPFTADSTIIVFCDVYDIYKGQMYEKCPRSIAKKALVHLAESGLGDVAYFGPENEFFIFDDVKIIDKGNESYYKVDSEDGEWNDARDYEGGNMGHRPRVKGGYFPVAPIDNGVDLRAEMMQVLEQVGLEVVLGHHEVAQGQHELGIVFGDLIEAADNVQKLKYVIKMVAHLNGKSATFMPKPLYGDNGNGMHVHQSIWKDGKNLFYKQGEYGNISETARHYIGGIFKHARAIAAFTNPSTNSYKRLIPGFEAPSILTYSSQNRSASCRIPYGAGEKATRIEMRFPDSTSCPYLAFASMLLAGLDGIKNKFEPIGPMDDDLFELPLDEIRERGIPQMPHTLRGALEALVRDNDFLQPVFSKDMIDTYQHYKFETQVWPYEARPTPFEFKSTYSC encoded by the coding sequence ATGGGAAAGTTTGTTAATAATACTGAAGAGTTTTTTGTTTATTGTAAAGAAAACGAAGTAAAATTTGTTGATTTTAGATTTACTGATATGAAAGGAACATGGCACCATGTTACTTATATGATGAGTGCGGTAAGTGCATCTACATTAGATAATGGAATGCCTTTTGATGGTTCATCAATTGATGCATGGCAACCAATTCATAGATCAGATATGCTTTTAAAACCAGATGTTGCTACAGCATTTTTAGATCCATTTACAGCTGATTCTACAATCATTGTATTTTGTGATGTTTATGATATTTACAAAGGTCAAATGTATGAAAAATGTCCAAGATCAATTGCTAAAAAAGCATTAGTTCATTTAGCTGAATCAGGATTAGGAGATGTTGCATATTTTGGTCCAGAAAATGAATTCTTTATTTTTGATGATGTAAAAATCATTGATAAAGGAAATGAATCATATTATAAAGTTGATTCAGAAGATGGTGAATGGAATGATGCTAGAGACTACGAAGGTGGAAACATGGGTCATAGACCAAGAGTAAAAGGTGGTTATTTCCCTGTTGCTCCTATTGACAATGGTGTAGATTTAAGAGCTGAAATGATGCAAGTATTAGAACAAGTTGGTTTAGAAGTTGTTTTAGGGCACCACGAAGTTGCACAAGGTCAACATGAATTAGGTATCGTTTTTGGAGACTTAATTGAAGCTGCTGATAATGTTCAAAAATTAAAATATGTTATTAAAATGGTAGCTCACTTAAATGGTAAATCTGCTACATTTATGCCAAAACCACTTTATGGTGACAATGGAAATGGAATGCACGTACACCAATCTATCTGGAAAGATGGTAAAAACTTATTCTACAAACAAGGTGAATATGGAAATATTAGTGAAACTGCAAGACATTATATTGGTGGAATTTTCAAACATGCAAGAGCAATTGCTGCATTTACTAATCCATCAACTAACTCTTACAAAAGATTAATTCCTGGATTTGAAGCACCTTCAATTTTAACTTATTCATCTCAAAATAGATCTGCATCTTGTAGAATTCCTTATGGAGCAGGTGAAAAAGCAACTAGAATTGAAATGAGATTCCCAGATTCAACTTCATGCCCATATTTAGCATTTGCATCTATGTTATTAGCTGGTTTAGATGGAATTAAAAATAAATTTGAACCAATTGGACCAATGGATGATGACTTATTTGAATTACCATTAGATGAAATTAGAGAAAGAGGAATTCCTCAAATGCCTCATACTTTAAGAGGAGCATTAGAAGCATTAGTTAGAGATAATGATTTCTTACAACCTGTATTCTCAAAAGATATGATTGATACTTACCAACATTATAAATTTGAAACTCAAGTTTGGCCTTACGAAGCAAGACCTACTCCATTTGAATTCAAATCAACATATTCTTGCTAA
- the tuf gene encoding elongation factor Tu, whose translation MAKEKFSRNKPHVNIGTIGHVDHGKTTLTAAISAVLSVRDGGTMMDYDQIDNAPEERERGITIATSHIEYETKARHYAHVDCPGHADYVKNMITGAAQMDGAIIVIAATDGPMAQTREHILLSKQVGVPYIVVFLNKEDQLDEEDREEMLELVEMEVRELLSTYDFPGDDTPIVAGSAFQALEEAKAGSIGVWGEKIIALMDAVDSYIPTPERDVDQDFLMPVEDVFSISGRGTVVTGRIEKGTIKIGETIEIVGFSDTKTTTVTGVEMFRKEMEQGQAGDNCGILLRGIKKEDVERGQVLCKPKTITPHTKFRCEVYILSKDEGGRHTPFFSGYRPQFYVRTTDVTGSCTLPEGTEMVMPGDNVEMTVELVAPIALDKGTKFAIREGGRTVGAGVVAEIIE comes from the coding sequence ATGGCAAAAGAAAAATTTTCAAGAAACAAGCCACACGTTAACATCGGTACTATTGGACATGTTGACCACGGTAAAACTACACTAACGGCTGCTATTTCTGCTGTACTATCTGTAAGAGATGGTGGAACTATGATGGATTACGATCAAATCGATAATGCACCAGAAGAAAGAGAAAGAGGAATTACTATTGCTACTTCTCATATTGAGTATGAAACAAAAGCTAGACACTATGCACACGTAGATTGTCCAGGACACGCCGATTATGTTAAAAACATGATTACTGGTGCTGCACAAATGGATGGAGCTATTATTGTTATTGCTGCAACTGATGGTCCTATGGCTCAAACAAGAGAGCATATCTTATTATCTAAACAAGTTGGTGTTCCATACATCGTTGTTTTCTTAAATAAAGAAGATCAATTAGATGAAGAAGATAGAGAAGAGATGTTAGAGCTTGTTGAAATGGAAGTTAGAGAATTATTATCTACTTATGATTTCCCAGGTGATGATACTCCAATCGTTGCAGGTTCAGCATTTCAAGCATTAGAAGAAGCTAAAGCTGGTTCTATTGGTGTTTGGGGAGAAAAAATTATTGCATTAATGGATGCAGTTGATTCTTATATTCCAACTCCTGAAAGAGACGTAGACCAAGATTTCTTAATGCCAGTTGAAGATGTATTCTCTATCTCAGGAAGAGGTACTGTTGTTACTGGAAGAATTGAAAAAGGTACAATTAAAATTGGTGAAACTATTGAAATCGTTGGATTCTCTGATACTAAAACAACTACTGTAACTGGTGTTGAAATGTTCAGAAAAGAAATGGAACAAGGTCAAGCTGGTGATAACTGCGGGATTCTTTTAAGAGGTATTAAAAAAGAAGACGTAGAAAGAGGACAAGTTTTATGTAAACCTAAAACAATTACTCCACATACTAAATTCAGATGCGAAGTGTATATCCTTTCTAAAGATGAGGGTGGTAGACATACTCCATTCTTCTCAGGATATAGACCACAATTTTACGTAAGAACTACTGACGTAACAGGTTCTTGTACTTTACCAGAAGGTACTGAAATGGTTATGCCAGGTGATAACGTAGAAATGACAGTTGAATTAGTTGCTCCAATCGCTCTAGACAAAGGTACAAAGTTTGCTATTAGAGAAGGTGGTAGAACTGTAGGTGCTGGAGTTGTTGCTGAAATCATTGAATAA
- a CDS encoding ATP-binding cassette domain-containing protein has product MLNINIKKLEIKSHDKKLVDISFEIKDSTALIGESGSGKSLTLKALLNLLPSSLEVKKDIDSNFELNYNSIGFIPQNPFTSLSTMTKITNQFFCDEKRKEEVLELVSLEKDVLNKFPSQLSGGQIQRVVIAIALSRDIKLLLLDEPTTALDDENKNNIIDLISEIKERLKILILFVTHDINSIKNICKNIIILKNGEIIEMGLTNEILSAPKENYTKRLINSTFKNKIFRT; this is encoded by the coding sequence ATGTTAAATATTAATATAAAAAAATTAGAAATTAAAAGCCATGATAAAAAGCTAGTTGATATATCTTTTGAAATAAAAGATTCAACGGCTTTAATTGGAGAAAGTGGAAGTGGAAAATCATTAACTCTAAAAGCATTATTAAATCTTCTTCCATCTTCTTTAGAAGTAAAAAAAGATATTGATTCTAATTTTGAATTAAATTATAATTCAATTGGATTTATTCCACAAAATCCATTTACTTCTTTATCAACAATGACAAAAATTACAAATCAATTCTTTTGTGATGAAAAAAGAAAAGAAGAAGTATTAGAGTTAGTTAGTTTAGAAAAAGATGTGTTAAATAAATTCCCTTCACAATTAAGTGGCGGACAAATTCAAAGAGTTGTAATAGCCATTGCTCTAAGTCGGGATATAAAACTACTTTTACTTGATGAACCAACAACAGCTTTAGATGATGAGAATAAAAACAATATTATTGATTTGATAAGTGAGATAAAAGAACGTTTAAAAATATTAATTCTTTTTGTAACCCATGATATAAATTCAATTAAAAATATATGTAAAAATATAATAATCTTAAAAAATGGAGAAATTATTGAAATGGGATTAACAAATGAAATTTTATCAGCACCAAAAGAAAATTACACAAAGAGATTAATTAACTCAACATTTAAAAATAAAATTTTTAGGACATAA
- the secE gene encoding preprotein translocase subunit SecE — MNKVKNYYQNAKAELSKVIFPIKEQIRSAYLSVFIVVTVITLFLALIDGIMSLSLSSIIN, encoded by the coding sequence GTGAATAAAGTTAAAAACTACTATCAAAATGCAAAAGCAGAATTATCGAAAGTTATTTTTCCTATAAAAGAGCAAATTAGATCTGCTTATTTATCAGTTTTTATTGTTGTAACAGTTATAACTTTATTTTTAGCTTTAATTGATGGAATTATGTCATTAAGCTTATCTTCAATTATTAATTAG
- the mraY gene encoding phospho-N-acetylmuramoyl-pentapeptide-transferase, with the protein MFYWLYRHLEINIFQYISVRAGISFFIAFVLTMYLMPKFIKWAKSKKASQPIYEHAPQAHQAKVGTPTMGGVVFIFSTILATLLTAKLSNFYVVGGLLTLALFSFIGMQDDYSKISKEKNSAGLSARAKLLLQFISAFIIGFILYHFAHTTELYTPFYKLPLFDMGIFSIALWMLVMVASSNAVNLTDGLDGLATVPSIMAFVSLSVLVYITGHAIFSSYLLLPNIQIVGELAVMGSAICGALIAFLWFNSHPAEIFMGDSGSLPLGAFMGYMAIVAKSELLLLAIGFIFVLETVSVILQVGSYKLRQKRVFLMAPIHHHFEQKGWKENKIIVRFWIISFMTNLIALLSLKIR; encoded by the coding sequence TTGTTTTATTGGTTATATAGACATCTAGAGATTAATATCTTTCAATATATTTCTGTTCGTGCGGGAATTAGTTTTTTTATTGCTTTTGTTTTAACAATGTATTTAATGCCAAAATTTATAAAATGGGCAAAATCTAAAAAAGCTTCTCAGCCAATTTATGAACATGCACCTCAAGCACATCAGGCAAAAGTAGGAACTCCAACAATGGGTGGAGTAGTTTTTATTTTTTCTACTATTCTAGCAACGCTATTAACTGCAAAATTAAGTAATTTTTATGTTGTTGGAGGATTACTTACTTTAGCACTTTTTTCTTTTATTGGGATGCAAGATGATTATTCAAAAATTTCAAAAGAGAAAAATTCAGCAGGATTAAGTGCAAGAGCAAAACTATTATTACAATTTATTTCAGCTTTTATAATTGGTTTTATTTTATATCATTTTGCACATACAACAGAATTATATACACCTTTTTACAAACTTCCTTTATTTGATATGGGAATATTTTCTATTGCTTTATGGATGTTAGTTATGGTTGCTTCATCTAATGCTGTTAATTTAACAGATGGATTAGATGGCTTAGCTACAGTTCCTTCTATAATGGCTTTTGTTAGTCTTTCAGTTTTAGTATATATTACTGGGCATGCAATTTTTTCTTCATATTTATTATTACCTAATATTCAAATAGTAGGAGAATTAGCAGTTATGGGAAGTGCAATTTGTGGAGCTTTAATTGCATTTTTATGGTTTAATTCTCATCCTGCTGAAATATTTATGGGAGATTCAGGTTCTCTTCCTTTGGGAGCATTTATGGGATATATGGCAATAGTTGCTAAATCTGAATTATTATTGTTAGCAATAGGATTTATTTTTGTTTTAGAAACAGTATCTGTGATTTTACAAGTTGGTTCTTATAAATTAAGACAGAAAAGAGTTTTTTTAATGGCACCAATTCATCATCACTTTGAACAAAAGGGCTGGAAAGAAAATAAAATAATTGTTAGATTTTGGATAATTTCATTTATGACAAATCTAATTGCATTATTAAGCTTAAAAATCAGATAA
- the murD gene encoding UDP-N-acetylmuramoyl-L-alanine--D-glutamate ligase, translating into MTTNNEKIRILGKGITALALKDKFPNATLYDDNDFNQYDLNSNEFTVVSPGIPPYNNMVLNSKNLISDYDLFASVMPFSIWISGTNGKTTTTQMCQHLLKEYGSIYGGNIGVPLSHLDEKAPIWILETSSFTLHYTNKTKPNIYILLPISEDHITWHGSFEEYKNAKLKPLSLMNENDIAIIPEEFKNFKTNAHAITYKNSDDLCEHFKIDKSEIKFKEPFLLDAILAMATKKIIFDEIDNKLINEFIIDKHKVEEFRDNKNRLWIDDSKATNVDATINAIVPYNDKNIHIILGGDDKGANLVPLFENIKNLDIHVYAIGSNTEKIVKYCFEYNIKVEGCTYLNVAVAKIDSALKENSIGILSPAAASLDQFKSYAHRGDEFKKLVHSLS; encoded by the coding sequence ATGACTACAAATAATGAAAAAATAAGAATATTAGGAAAAGGAATTACGGCTCTTGCATTAAAAGATAAATTTCCTAATGCAACATTATATGATGATAATGATTTTAATCAATATGATTTAAACTCAAATGAATTTACAGTTGTTAGCCCAGGAATTCCACCATACAATAATATGGTTTTAAATTCTAAGAATTTGATTAGTGATTATGATTTATTTGCTTCAGTTATGCCATTTTCAATTTGGATTTCAGGAACAAATGGGAAAACAACAACAACACAAATGTGTCAACATTTATTAAAAGAATATGGCTCAATTTATGGTGGAAATATTGGTGTTCCTCTTAGTCATTTAGATGAAAAAGCACCAATATGGATTTTAGAAACATCTTCTTTTACTTTGCATTATACAAATAAAACAAAACCAAATATTTACATTTTACTTCCTATTTCAGAAGATCATATAACTTGGCATGGTTCTTTTGAAGAGTACAAAAATGCAAAATTAAAACCACTATCATTAATGAATGAAAATGATATTGCAATAATTCCAGAAGAATTTAAAAATTTTAAAACTAATGCCCATGCAATTACATATAAAAATAGTGATGATTTATGTGAACATTTTAAAATTGATAAAAGTGAAATAAAATTTAAAGAACCATTTTTATTAGATGCAATATTAGCAATGGCAACAAAAAAAATCATTTTTGATGAAATTGATAATAAACTAATAAATGAATTTATTATAGATAAACATAAAGTTGAAGAGTTTAGAGATAATAAAAATAGATTATGGATAGATGATAGTAAAGCTACAAATGTAGATGCTACAATAAATGCAATAGTTCCATATAATGATAAAAATATACATATAATATTAGGTGGAGATGATAAAGGTGCAAACTTAGTTCCACTTTTTGAAAATATAAAAAATTTAGATATTCATGTTTATGCTATTGGAAGTAATACAGAAAAGATTGTTAAATATTGTTTCGAATATAATATAAAAGTTGAAGGTTGTACGTATCTTAATGTTGCAGTAGCAAAAATTGATTCAGCTTTAAAAGAAAATTCAATTGGAATATTATCCCCAGCGGCAGCTTCTTTAGATCAATTCAAATCATACGCCCATCGAGGGGATGAATTTAAAAAATTGGTACATTCTTTAAGTTGA
- the nusG gene encoding transcription termination/antitermination protein NusG — MAHKWYAIQTYSGSELSVKKALLQLSEEMADDRISDVLVPTEDLIEIKKGKKSIVERPLYPAYAFARIDLDTGLWHRIQSMPKVGRFIGESKKPTALSEKDINLILEKVKNRAAAKPKVSFDEGEMVRINEGPFSNFNGLVEDFDMVSGLLKLNVSIFGRNTPVEISYTQVERVV; from the coding sequence ATGGCACATAAATGGTACGCAATTCAAACTTATTCAGGTAGTGAATTATCTGTTAAAAAAGCTTTATTACAATTATCTGAAGAAATGGCAGATGATAGAATATCAGATGTTTTAGTACCAACTGAAGATTTAATTGAAATAAAAAAAGGTAAAAAGTCTATAGTTGAAAGACCACTATATCCTGCATATGCTTTTGCTAGAATAGATTTAGATACTGGTTTATGGCATAGAATTCAATCTATGCCAAAAGTTGGAAGATTTATTGGTGAATCTAAAAAACCTACAGCTTTATCAGAAAAAGATATTAATTTAATTTTAGAAAAAGTTAAAAATAGAGCAGCGGCAAAACCAAAAGTTTCATTTGATGAAGGTGAAATGGTTAGAATTAATGAAGGACCATTTTCAAATTTTAATGGTTTAGTTGAAGACTTTGATATGGTTTCAGGATTATTAAAGTTGAATGTTTCTATATTTGGTAGAAATACACCTGTTGAAATCTCATATACTCAAGTTGAAAGAGTAGTTTGA
- a CDS encoding penicillin-binding protein 1A, with product MMKYIFGIFIILGLLIFGWLYNLYDEIKHDIDIVVNYTPKQSTQFFDKDGKLIANTFKEENREYVKYDDIPARIIEGLVAIEDTQFFEHHGINPDAISRAIIKDIQAGGFVEGASTLTQQLIKMLILTREKKLIRKVKEALLAIRLESVLTKEEILERYLNHVYFGHGYYGIKTAAKGYFNKDLYELSLKEMAILVGLPRAPSFYDPTKNLKISLARANQVITRLNTLGWINNEQFESSMKETPVIYNQTLTKNKAPFAVDYAISLLINDIPDILSGGYKVYLTIDLDAQEIAQDALKVSYDEALKRDLDLRKGEKKSDDSYVKELNGALISMESSTGKILALSGGIDYNQSMFNRAFQSKRQAGSAIKPFLYQAALNNGYNPASQLIDISRTYNYTVGGEQKKWQPKNYGGNFEGIVSLRDSLTQSRNLSTLNLVTDVGISTVTKELKNYGFKDVQDNLSITLGSMSVSLVEFSEAYSIFSNNGTQVKPYIIEQIVNQSGESLTFEPQTKQLIKPEQTYLITSILNDVVTKGTGKSAQVPGIELAGKTGTTNDNIDAWFCGYSPSIQTIIWFGKDNNTPMRKSETGGKIAAPVFSYFFKKYLEIHPEITRNFTMPENVYTANINGRNEFYTDMSPLPEVEFQAQPQNPGEEVLEF from the coding sequence ATGATGAAATATATTTTTGGTATTTTTATAATTTTAGGATTACTTATCTTTGGTTGGTTATACAATTTATATGATGAGATTAAACATGATATTGATATAGTTGTAAATTATACACCTAAACAAAGTACTCAATTTTTTGATAAAGATGGAAAACTTATTGCAAATACTTTTAAAGAAGAAAATAGAGAATATGTAAAATATGATGATATTCCAGCAAGAATTATTGAAGGACTTGTCGCAATTGAAGATACTCAATTTTTTGAGCACCATGGAATTAATCCTGATGCTATAAGTAGAGCAATTATAAAAGATATTCAAGCTGGTGGATTTGTAGAGGGAGCTAGTACCTTAACTCAGCAATTAATTAAAATGTTGATTTTAACTAGAGAAAAAAAATTAATAAGAAAAGTAAAAGAAGCTTTATTAGCTATTAGACTTGAAAGTGTTTTAACAAAAGAAGAAATATTAGAAAGATATTTAAATCATGTTTATTTTGGACATGGTTATTATGGAATTAAGACTGCTGCAAAAGGATATTTTAATAAAGACTTATATGAATTATCATTAAAAGAAATGGCTATTTTAGTAGGACTTCCTAGAGCTCCTAGTTTTTATGACCCAACAAAAAATCTTAAAATTTCACTAGCACGTGCAAATCAAGTTATTACAAGACTTAACACTTTAGGCTGGATTAATAATGAACAATTTGAAAGTTCAATGAAAGAAACTCCTGTAATATATAATCAAACTCTAACAAAAAACAAAGCTCCATTTGCGGTTGATTATGCAATTAGTTTATTAATAAATGATATTCCAGATATTTTATCAGGTGGTTATAAAGTTTATTTAACAATTGATTTAGATGCTCAAGAAATAGCTCAAGATGCACTAAAAGTATCTTATGATGAAGCACTTAAAAGGGATTTAGATTTAAGAAAAGGTGAAAAAAAATCTGATGATTCGTATGTAAAAGAGTTAAATGGGGCTTTAATTTCAATGGAAAGTAGTACTGGAAAAATCCTTGCACTTTCAGGAGGAATAGACTACAACCAATCTATGTTTAATAGAGCTTTTCAATCAAAAAGACAAGCAGGAAGTGCTATAAAACCATTCTTATATCAAGCAGCTTTAAATAATGGATACAATCCAGCTTCTCAATTAATTGATATTTCAAGAACTTATAATTATACAGTTGGTGGTGAACAAAAAAAATGGCAACCAAAAAATTATGGTGGAAATTTTGAAGGAATTGTAAGTCTTAGGGATTCATTAACACAATCAAGAAATTTATCTACACTAAATTTGGTAACAGATGTTGGAATTAGTACAGTTACAAAAGAATTAAAAAATTATGGCTTTAAAGATGTTCAAGATAATCTTTCTATAACTCTAGGTTCAATGAGTGTTTCATTAGTTGAATTTAGTGAAGCTTATAGTATATTTTCAAATAATGGGACACAAGTAAAACCTTATATTATTGAACAAATTGTAAATCAAAGTGGAGAATCATTAACTTTTGAACCACAAACTAAACAGTTGATTAAACCTGAACAAACTTATTTAATAACTTCTATTCTAAATGATGTAGTAACAAAAGGTACAGGAAAATCAGCACAAGTTCCAGGTATTGAACTTGCAGGAAAAACAGGTACAACAAATGATAATATTGATGCATGGTTTTGTGGATATTCACCATCTATTCAAACTATTATTTGGTTTGGGAAAGATAATAATACTCCAATGAGAAAAAGTGAAACTGGTGGGAAAATTGCAGCACCTGTATTTTCATATTTTTTCAAAAAATATTTAGAAATTCATCCTGAAATTACAAGAAATTTTACTATGCCTGAAAATGTTTATACTGCAAATATAAATGGAAGAAATGAGTTTTATACAGATATGTCTCCTTTACCTGAAGTTGAATTTCAAGCTCAACCACAAAATCCGGGAGAAGAAGTTTTAGAATTTTAA